A region from the Canis lupus dingo isolate Sandy chromosome 9, ASM325472v2, whole genome shotgun sequence genome encodes:
- the RPL23 gene encoding 60S ribosomal protein L23 codes for MSKRGRGGSSGAKFRISLGLPVGAVINCADNTGAKNLYIISVKGIKGRLNRLPAAGVGDMVMATVKKGKPELRKKVHPAVVIRQRKSYRRKDGVFLYFEDNAGVIVNNKGEMKGSAITGPVAKECADLWPRIASNAGSIA; via the exons ATGTCGAAGCGAG GACGTGGTGGGTCCTCCGGTGCAAAATTCCGGATTTCCCTGGGCCTTCCGGTAGGAGCCGTCATCAATTGTGCTGACAACACAG GAGCCAAAAATCTGTATATTATCTCtgtgaaggggattaagggaCGATtgaacagacttcctgctgctGGTGTGGGGGACATGGTGATGGCCACAGTGAAGAAAGGCAAACCAGAGCTCAGGAAGAAGG TACATCCAGCAGTGGTGATTCGACAACGAAAATCATACCGGAGAAAAGATGGTGTGTTTCTCTATTTTGAGGATAATGCGGGGGTCATAGTAAATAATAAAGGTGAAATGAAAg GTTCTGCTATTACAGGACCAGTCGCAAAGGAGTGTGCAGACTTGTGGCCCAGGATTGCTTCCAATGCTGGCAGCATTGCATGA